The genomic window TTAAATGGTCCGCTGTCGAACAGCGGACGAGAAAGAAGAGGATTGTTCTCTCACGAGAGAGCACAAACAGGGTATAAAGAataagaaatgaaatatgtaCTTAGTTCGAAGCGCAGACTCAAACGAGTTAGTCGTATAATAAAGAGCTCAGTAACTAAATTGTTAATTTATACACCTCATGAATGAgtattcatttcaaatttaatgGGTTTAGGACTTGTGGTTGAGGAGATTTGTATTTTAGTAAGCACTAAAAAATAAGCTCACCGATGGCACGTGCTTTATGTTTGCAATACCTGACTTTACAGCTGTAATTTTATAACATAGGACTgttaattttacatttgcgTTGGACAAATAAATCTTTGACATGTCAACGACATTTCGAGAACATTGGGGCTGTCGGTCATTATGCTCAACACAAGAATACCATTTTGGATACCATTTTGGCAGAACATTGAAGAATTCAACATTCCTTCTTCCTCGGAGCCGTGCTGTACGCTTCCTTCTAAAATATAagattattaataaatataaatttatgtgtTGTCCTTTCAAATATACTTATCAACTTAACCAAACTcactttttacaaaatattgattatttcGGGAATTTTCGTTGAACAAAACCAGATACTGCTATTCTAATGAAAAGCTTAAAACTTGAGACCTTGCTCAAGAATGTTATGGTAATTTtacgttactcgtagagtaaaagggtatactagattcgttgaaaactatgtaacaggcaaaaggaagcgtgtccgaccatataaagtatatatattctctatcaggatcaatagccgactcgatctggccatgtccgtctgtccgtccgtatgaacgtcgagatctcaggaactacaaaagctagaaagttaagctagagattaagcatacagataCATACAGTGATAGACGCAGCACAAGTTTGGCGATTctcaacgcccacaaaccgcccaaaactgccacgcccacacttttgaacaagagagaacgctatagtcgagttccccgactatctgatacccgttactcagctagtggaagggaggagagtcttcaacacagtttttggcggtttgtaggcgttatagtgggcgtggcagaaagttttttggcaaatcgatagaaatttacaagaccaatacgaaattgaaaaaatatcaaaacatttttcaaaagtgtgggcgtagcagctttgggcggtttgtgggcgtggcaaaatgtttttcggtacatcgatagaaaattacaagactaatacaaaaatgaaaaaatatcaaaacatttttcaaaagtgtgggcgtggcagtttttggcggtttgtgggcgttagagtgggcgtgacaacatgaattgacaaacttgcgctgcgtctatgtttctggagtctgtatgcttaatctgaactttctagcttttgtagttcctgagatcacagcgttcatacggacggacagacagacggacagacggacatggtcatatcgactcggctattggtcctgatcaagaatatatatactttatatggtcggagacgcttccttctgcctgttacatacttttcaacgaatctagtatacccttttactctacgagtaacgggtataaaaataatttgatattttttcatttttgtattggtcttgcaaatttctatcgatttgcaaaaaaactttttgccacgcccacaaaccgcccaaagctgtcagtgttgaagactctccttcgcacttccactagctgagtaaagggtatcagatagtcggggaactcgacaatagcgttctctcttgttttttctatatatacaGTCAAAGttctgactgactgagtgagaCATTGAGTAAAACGGATTTGGCAAATGTGGTAACAGCATGAGTAAAAAATGTTCTATACTCGAACGGCGAAGCAATGCACAAATGAATACTCGCGACGAGTACTCGGAATATACGAGACGGCTTAATGTGCGCCGCATTGGCGACGTCAAATTTATTGcgtatttgttttttcgtttttgctttttaatacaaaacatagaaaaatagaaaaccaTGGAATAATCAATTACTGAATGCCGaaacataattttgtttatagtattaaaattgttaaattaaataaatgtctAGCATCTGAAAATGCTTATTAATTTACTAAGAACTTCCGCTTTCGTTTGAGCTCTGCATTCTCATCATTGCCTATGCAAGCCATGAACTCGTACAGacctttaaaaaaaaaacacccgaCCCCACTATGAGTATCAAGAATAAAGACtctttttgtaataaaatttattggGAAACTAAATAAATGTAGGGCTagtttatttacaattataCATTACGTGGAGTTACTTATCTCTTTAAATTTACTGAAATTTCtaaaagtgaaacaaaaaaagtttaaCAGTATAAAGTAACAATAATTCTTATTGCGAACCCccgttgttttttttctttttttaatcCTGTTAATATAGAGTTAACCAACCCTGTTGTGGTCGGATCAAAACGTACTTAGTGTACACAACACGAGATTAAATTTAggttataaatattttcttaaaatattttatttcgctaCACGCCTTTACATGTTCTTCATTTTGTTTGGGAAATGCTATCACACAGCGTAAAAGAAACGTTAAACTTATTCAAGCAACACGTAAGGCAAAACGATTAAGGGCTCATTGTTGTATGATTTTAACTGAAGAACCTGATGCCATTCTTTGAATTCTTGAATCCTAGTTAAGTTATCAGAGATACTGGTAGAGGCTATGTCTGAAGATGTTCGAATCCCCGTACAGTACTCAACGCCAATTGATTGCAGCTTTATCGTTGATTCTAACGATTTCATGGGTTTCCCACTGATGTTACTGAGCTCATTGGATAAATGTACATCTAAGTTGTTATTGTTACAATATCTAGTAATAGCATCAGAATTCTCATTTTTAAGTGATTCGAGCGCTGTAATATGCGTAGATGGTTTCATATTGTCATAGGGTGCATTTTTCTGTTTCGTCAGTATACTATCGGCATATATTGAATTAAAAGATTCcagcattttgttgttttgaaaATCATTGCAATTATCAATCGTATCATTTATTACTTGGATTCCATCTTGAAAATCACTATCACTATCGCCTAATGAAGTTAACAGTGAATCTTCATCGTCTTCGAATTTGACCTCAGTCCCAGGTTTTAAATTATAGTTATTGTaagttaaacatttttttggatTAGCTTTCTTCGCGAAAGAAGTATTTTCAACTTCGCTATCATCATCATAACTTgagctgctgctactgctataatttaatattctgtctTTTATGCCTGAAGCATTATCCCTGGACAATTCGTGAGGAAAAAACAGTTTGTTGTGTAGCTTAACTTCTGAAGTGATATATGATGGCTTTGCTTTCGAATGaaacaaatgttttaattCTAGATCAATCATTTTACATTGACTTTTGCCAGGTTTTCGGACTGTACGCCGATAGGCAAAATGATCTCCTGTCCTGTTCGTTTTAGacaaatccttttttttttttgtaactgGTATTTCTGTTATACTTTGTGATATATTTGTATCTTTCAGACTAAAGTctaaaatagatttttttaaatttgctgtATCTGATGTAGAAGGAGGCGAAAATGCAGTCATAGAGTTTGCTGGAGAATTAATTTTACTTggagttttttttattgtcaaTACAATGTGATTGCTGCAATTTTCCCCGTCACCTACTGGACGTTGAACAATAGCATATTCTTCATTATTACTGTTCTCGTACTCATTTTTATAATCATTTTGTGTTCCATTTTCGCTGTCACTGCTGTTAAAATCACTAGGCAGATTTGAACAAGTTCCGTTTGAAGTAGTCCTTATTCGCTTTCGATCatgtttcttcttttttgtggcattctccaaatatattattttttttcttcgcttCATATCTGAATTTTTGCTGTTTAATTCAGTGCTTTTATTTTgaagatttttatttaaatagttttgaTCTTCCTTTCTACCAGAGTAGCCACTACTGCTAGAACTGCTATAGGGACTGTTACCTTGGCAACCGAGATTACTGCTTTTATCGCTGATGCCGTCATCACGCACTTTATCGTCGGCCAGCTTCAGTAAATTACAACTGATAGCATCAATGGAGAACGAATGCGACGGCGGTAATTTTTCGACGTTGGTATTGACATGCATTGGCACGTGGTTTTCATTATGGCTGTACATAACAGAAGTTGAACCAGCAATATTAACTTTTAGAGGGTTGCAGTTCTTGAAGGAAGGTTTTATATTTTCGGGGCTTTcgaaattatttgaaattatattattcGCAGCTGACGAggtaatacattttttgaaCCTTCGTCTAGCGCGACGACACGTTGGTAAACACTTAGCAACACCAAGAAACGGAGAAATTAAAGATTTCAAATTTTTCGCCCTATAAGGTTTAATACGTTTTAATGAACTTAGATCTTTTTTTATTCGATCTAATGTAAGAAGTCCATATTTTGGAACAACATCAGCTCCATTAGTCACTGTGTACGATTCCATGGTATCCATAAGTTTGTGCTTAGACTGAAAACTTGTAAATGATTCCACACTATCCCAATTACCATTTATGTTTGgtatataataattatgcaACGCATTAATGTGAAAGCTGGTCACTTTGTTAGTTTGTATATAAAACCTTTGCCTCGCAACGCAATCAGGATCTTCGTGAACTGTAAAAACAGGAAGCATTGTATTTTGTGTTTCAATTGTTTCTCTGTCGTGATTAGAATTGTCTAGTTGAGCATCGGCGCTAAAATTAATGACATTTAACGAAACATTTTGTGGAGATACTTTAAAAGATAAGTTTTTAGTATCTGATTGATTATTTTTCGACTCTTCAGCTCTAGCAATAGGCTTTTGAATTTCGTTcctaataaaatataaaggaTCGTCGTTATCATCAAAATCCAGATCAAATATGGACTTTACTAATTTCGGCTGAGTGTCTTCACCATTAACAGAACGATGTGATATCGGAAAATTATCTTGATTGGTGTGGCAAGAAATTTTGTCTTTAGAATTTAAACTTTGTTTTGCATTGCACGACTCAATATCTGAAGTGGTATTATTGCATTCTCCTGATGTAGCTTGAACTTCTTCGATAACTATGCAAGTACAGGGTATTATTTGATCTTGATAGACTTTTTCAGTTTCGATTTCACTGAGAGGGCTGTTTAAGCTGTGCATTAGATGCATTAGTTGAGTGGTGATATCATTAACATTGTTGGGAATCAAGTTTTCCCTGTTCTTTGCTAACGGTAAGCTCTGAATAGAATTGCTATTGCTATCCAACGAAGTACATTCCTTTATCTCTTGTGATTTATTACTATCGTGTGATGGATCTGAAGTAACCGTATCACTATCCGTATTTGCCAGATCTGTAAGAAGAGAAATTATTAGTTTAAAACAAGTTTAGTTTAGTCTGAAGTGAACTTTTTCGAACTTATATAAAGAAAatctgtaaaaaaaaaaattgtacacGCCATTTTTGATGTACTCAAgtttgaaaatggaaaaagtttGCTATAAACTTCCACTTTAGAGGCGTTACATGCATATGCATTTTAAGTCCCAACTTTCCACTTTAATAGAACCAATGTTTCCGACTAGATCAATGCGGAGAAAACCTTTTTTAGCGGTGCTCCGAACAAATAGCTTAATTTAGCTTCCAAACCAGAAAGCGGCGATTGTGCAATATtgttgctttatttatttttgcgcCGTTATTACAAACAATCTTCTGTCATAAAACTCAagtaaaatttattaaaataaataagtgtaaaacacttattttaaaaataatttccccAAACCacaatttcaaaaaattaaaataaaatgtttgccaatCGAAAACTTGCGTTTTTTCATTCGATAACCACTCACTCAATATCGAAATCGATTGTGAAACTGCTTAAAACTGTGAAGTTGTATGCTGTACAATAGTATTTTCGGAGCTCCcctgaatatatattttgttttcgtaTACTTTAAAACGAGTTATGATAATCATTAAATGTTACGCTTTTTTGATTATTCAACCGTTAATTGTTCTTACCATCTACTTTACTTGCAAATATAGCACTTCCAGAATACGTTTCCAATATATGTGGAGAATGCATTGAAGTGTCTGGAAAGATTTTGATAAAATTTATATGTAAAAGTTGATCAGttacaaaaaacaaacctGAGCAAGAAGAAGTTGGTCTCGGAAATGTATTTTGCGAGGTCAGATCTCGATTTGTTGACGAACTTGAAAGATTACTCGTAGATGATTGCATAGAAACACTCAATTTTCTGCTCtgaatttcattaaaaagttCCTTAGTAGTCTTAACCTTTTTAACAGTTGAGcaaccaaaaaatatttgttgagACAGGCTTGATGATTCCTTTGCAATAAGTGAGTCTACTCCTTTTGACCCTTTTTTCCTACCACGTCGTTTTGGGATCTGGGAAGGCGAATTGCTTTCCAAATACTCATGTCTAGTGTTCGACTCATAGCCGATACTGACCGTAGGGATAGGCATCTGATTCTCGGTTGCATTAGTTAACTGAGCATCAACTAAATTTTCAGCTTTCTTTACTTCGCATTCAGTTGAAGGCGATAAACGACTACATGATGCGTTTGAATCGTAAGCGGAATATTCATCTATTTTATGTGTCTCTGACTCGGTGCCTCGAAATACACTATTTTGTCCGGTCACAAAGATTGTGTTTTTATGGTTTGAAAGATCCAAATGATTAACTGACTTAAACCTGCCGGTAAAGGTCAATTCGTTTGAGTTTAGTCGATATTTATGCTGCGAATAACTCGAGGTAGCATCTCCAGATAAAATTGAGCTCATTGAGCTGTTTGAAAGGGAAAATatttctgaaaataaaattacatttaaatattaataatagaTTACTTTAAAAGTTACTCGGATTATAAAAATTGGGTTACGATTTGTATTGATGTATTTAAGAAATTTGTTGCTTTAAGTCTGGGACTGAACAAACCCATGAGCCGAAGCTATTAAAGATTTAAACCATAATGTTTGTGACAGAGGTCTGCATGAATACAGTCAAAGCAGCATTTGGTACTCTTACTCAAAGTTCTGACTTACTGAGTGAGACATTGAGTAAAACGGATTTGGCAAATGTGGTAACAGAATGAGTAAAAGATGTACTATACTCGAACGGCGAAGCAAATGAGTACTCGCGAACGAGAACTCTGAATATCCGAGACGGCTTAATGTGCGCCGCATTGGCGACGTCAAATTTATTGCgtatttgcttttttgtttttgtcttgctttttaatacaagacatagaaaaatagaaagaCATGGACAAATCAATTACTGAATGCAGAAACATAAGTTTGTTTAATGTATCAgaattgttaaattaattaaatttctagcATCTGAAAATGTTCTATTATTTATGTGTTATTCTATTtacacatatattatgtatctatatatattatgttgtatatacatatgtacgcaAATTACTAAGAACTTACGCTTTCGTTCGAGCTCTGCATTCTCATCATTGCCTATGCAAGCCATGAACGAcgaaattgccaaaattttatCCGAGTACTCCAAACATTTACTCTGCATTCACTCATTTTATCCATTCCGCTTTAGATTGAATTTCACTCATTTCGCATACAACGACAACAACGCTAACCAATGCGCAATTAACTTATTTGAAACCGTTTCGGCACGCCGAATTGCGAGTTAGGCTTGTGAGTACTGAAATAACCGAAAATTTTGAGTGCACTCGTGCCGACctcttatttaaattatatttccaGAACCAGAAacttttactttacttttaattttttgctttgtttttctgattgcaataaaatgttatttttaagtCCTGAATTCATTTTTAAGTATTCATTCATTCTGTTAAACAGATCGATGTAAGAAGCTTTAGTATTAATACTTTTGGAATAACATGCTATTATAGCGGAAAACCGCTATAAATAACTACATTTCCTACGCCTATGATTTCTAAACTCCTGAGACTGGAGAGTTTTGCTGTTAGGATTTATgctttttaaattatgttatcTAGGTACAAcagattaaattaaaatccgGTATAATGATAGACAAtcaaacacacatacaaatgAGTCATACCTGCATCTGCTGTCAGAGCTGCCTGCTGGAATCCGTCGCTGACCTTTGCGCCAAATCTTGTATTTGTTGCGACCTGTCCTTCTCTATccttactttttttttccttttttaattttcgatGTCGAGAGCTTGGTGTAGATGGTATTAGAAGTGGCGCAGGAACCATTGACTTAGATTTTTCCTGATTTAACGAACTGTGATTGTCATTTTCATCGGAATCAGAAGCAATGTCAATAACAACCGGAGCTTCGATTATCTTTACGGTGCTGTCATTGGTCAAGTTAAACACGGAATTTATCGAATGATCTAAGACGATCGGCAGAGATGCCACGTGGCTACTTCGGATGGGATGTGAATTTCGCTTttccttgtgtgtgtgcaatgtCGTTATAGCCATGTTTTCTTGGCGATCGGTATTATTTAGACCATTTACAAGGTTGGAGAAGTTCGGATGAAGCCGGGTATATACACTCAAAGGCGGAGGATCCGCAGAATCAATATTTGAATGCTTATCTGAAACTATTTCCTGCGAAGGAGCAATTGGTTCGCTAATGAAGCTGTTGATAGGGGACTTAGCCAAATCTAATGCTGGTTGTGAGGAAGAAGTTTGACTGGGATGTGCCATATGTTCAGTGGCGTTTTGCTGAATTCCCACCATTTCCCGCCACTTTTTCAACAAGGATTTTGCACGTCGAGCCAAGTGCTCATTCTTGGTCCTCCTTCTAAGCTGATTAATGTACTTAGCCAATCTGGTGgcctccagctgctccttggTGATAGTTGTGCCCTCCAATGCACATATAACAGAGAGCACTGTATCCATATTGACGACctgaaaacatatttttgtaaacTGATTTGTTAAAAAGGTAATGAGTTTTTCTTACATCGTAGTTTTGATCAAGTGCCTGGGATAGGTGAGTAGTAAGTTCCTGTATTTGGATCTGGTTCATTTATATCTTTCGGTATACAAATATTGCCCTGATCGAGATTCAAGGGACGGCGAAAAGCAAATACTGTCCAAGTTGGAAAAATCAAGAAAGTACCAcggtataaaaacaaaacttataGTGTATAAACTTCAcgttcttaaaaaaaaataatttatagaatTGGTATACAGTAAAGTTTGGGTCTTCAAAGAAGATCAAAATATGTAATGTACGAACTAGTGCTGTCTATGAAAGAGACACACACCAATACAAGACGTATCTTGCTCAATCGTTATGCTTACAAATAAAAGGTGTACACTTCGAATTATAAGTCTGTGCTTCCCCAGCGCACTTCCTTCAATATAAAAAGTATCTTTGTcacaaactaaaataaattaataatttatgttcGACTTCTTGACTTTATTACAATTCGCCATTTTTACCAATGACAGCTGTACTTCaagggtggcaaaaaatcGATAAGTAATAAGTACTTATCGATATATTTTCACGTAAATTTCTTTTAACAGAAAGGCCTGCTCAGACCAGCATCATCAGAATTCAGAAATGTGTAACACATTACAAGTTTAAAAGATTTTTacgaaaaataattaatttattgaagCTAATTTTTTGGGCAAAATGGAATTcataaagttaattttttGGGCAAAAAAATTACCGcattaaatgcataaatatacGAAAATTATGTAGATAAGGGCAATGTAAAATATGATCATATCtaaatatgaataaaagtCTACGATATTTTCTTGTTGGACAAGAAAATTGTCCATGATATATTGAAGCGGCCCCTAAAAATAGATGTTGTGTGCTTCGCTTTGCACTTTATGTATTTGTTAAGAATATTAATAcattaattcaattatttattttgttcggGCTGACAATGACGAACAGAAGTTTCCCTTCATGGAttttagaaaaaaaagggCATTTGGTGCCGTATAACAATTTGAACTAGACTTACTCATATTTTTCGAGAACTCCGAACAAACAGCTTACAGTTGTCAATTCCCAAACGTCGAGTTTAGCGATCACCTACCTTACCTATTTTTACCACGACGAAACACCGGTCTTATACGAATGTAAGACCTGGTTTTTTTATTCCAATGCttcttgaaatattttgttgaaaggaatatatatttaatttaatacaaaacataacataatTACTGTGCTTTTTTAATTGGCTTCTTTGCCTAAAAACGCGTTAGCGCCATCTTCTATGTgcttcttttaaaaataaccaCCAGAATACAAAATTGGCTCGGAACAACATTAGACCGTGTCCATGTATATACAGGTATTATCGTGTTTTCCAACTGTAGATGGATACGCGCTGCAAAAATACTTGTGCGACGCGTTCACACTGGTAGCTGAAATACTTAGAAAAAACCATAATCCGTGGTAAAACTTCTCTCACTTAAAATGCTACTAAGCTATGGTAAAACAAATTTTCTATTGGTTGACATTTGAAGCCGaaataaagttttaataaTCATTTTAAACATCTTTTATTGATAATGTTTATTGATATCTTTGCTTATAAGCAAAGTTCAACCATATAAAATATCGTCAGTGTCTGATTTGTCTAGTATCTTCCTTTAGACAAGCTCTAACTCATAATGGTAAAACTATATCACCTTTGAAGAACTCCAAATTGAGTTACTTATCTcatcagatacccgttacctAACTTGTGGAAGTGCGAACGAAAAATTTCATCATAATTTTGGCAGcaagaataataaaatgaaaacaaatttcgaGAGTGTGGTCTagtcagtttttttttttaagtttaaaagaacgataaaataaaaaaatccaCACATTTCCA from Drosophila santomea strain STO CAGO 1482 chromosome 4, Prin_Dsan_1.1, whole genome shotgun sequence includes these protein-coding regions:
- the LOC120454851 gene encoding mediator of RNA polymerase II transcription subunit 26; this encodes MNQIQIQELTTHLSQALDQNYDVVNMDTVLSVICALEGTTITKEQLEATRLAKYINQLRRRTKNEHLARRAKSLLKKWREMVGIQQNATEHMAHPSQTSSSQPALDLAKSPINSFISEPIAPSQEIVSDKHSNIDSADPPPLSVYTRLHPNFSNLVNGLNNTDRQENMAITTLHTHKEKRNSHPIRSSHVASLPIVLDHSINSVFNLTNDSTVKIIEAPVVIDIASDSDENDNHSSLNQEKSKSMVPAPLLIPSTPSSRHRKLKKEKKSKDREGQVATNTRFGAKVSDGFQQAALTADAEIFSLSNSSMSSILSGDATSSYSQHKYRLNSNELTFTGRFKSVNHLDLSNHKNTIFVTGQNSVFRGTESETHKIDEYSAYDSNASCSRLSPSTECEVKKAENLVDAQLTNATENQMPIPTVSIGYESNTRHEYLESNSPSQIPKRRGRKKGSKGVDSLIAKESSSLSQQIFFGCSTVKKVKTTKELFNEIQSRKLSVSMQSSTSNLSSSSTNRDLTSQNTFPRPTSSCSDTSMHSPHILETYSGSAIFASKVDDLANTDSDTVTSDPSHDSNKSQEIKECTSLDSNSNSIQSLPLAKNRENLIPNNVNDITTQLMHLMHSLNSPLSEIETEKVYQDQIIPCTCIVIEEVQATSGECNNTTSDIESCNAKQSLNSKDKISCHTNQDNFPISHRSVNGEDTQPKLVKSIFDLDFDDNDDPLYFIRNEIQKPIARAEESKNNQSDTKNLSFKVSPQNVSLNVINFSADAQLDNSNHDRETIETQNTMLPVFTVHEDPDCVARQRFYIQTNKVTSFHINALHNYYIPNINGNWDSVESFTSFQSKHKLMDTMESYTVTNGADVVPKYGLLTLDRIKKDLSSLKRIKPYRAKNLKSLISPFLGVAKCLPTCRRARRRFKKCITSSAANNIISNNFESPENIKPSFKNCNPLKVNIAGSTSVMYSHNENHVPMHVNTNVEKLPPSHSFSIDAISCNLLKLADDKVRDDGISDKSSNLGCQGNSPYSSSSSSGYSGRKEDQNYLNKNLQNKSTELNSKNSDMKRRKKIIYLENATKKKKHDRKRIRTTSNGTCSNLPSDFNSSDSENGTQNDYKNEYENSNNEEYAIVQRPVGDGENCSNHIVLTIKKTPSKINSPANSMTAFSPPSTSDTANLKKSILDFSLKDTNISQSITEIPVTKKKKDLSKTNRTGDHFAYRRTVRKPGKSQCKMIDLELKHLFHSKAKPSYITSEVKLHNKLFFPHELSRDNASGIKDRILNYSSSSSSSYDDDSEVENTSFAKKANPKKCLTYNNYNLKPGTEVKFEDDEDSLLTSLGDSDSDFQDGIQVINDTIDNCNDFQNNKMLESFNSIYADSILTKQKNAPYDNMKPSTHITALESLKNENSDAITRYCNNNNLDVHLSNELSNISGKPMKSLESTIKLQSIGVEYCTGIRTSSDIASTSISDNLTRIQEFKEWHQVLQLKSYNNEPLIVLPYVLLE